A genomic window from Salvia miltiorrhiza cultivar Shanhuang (shh) chromosome 5, IMPLAD_Smil_shh, whole genome shotgun sequence includes:
- the LOC130985734 gene encoding probable UDP-3-O-acylglucosamine N-acyltransferase 2, mitochondrial encodes MRFAKLIALSEPKISASRVTLPKSNVAALVFSRLISTNCTSQHTGEDAEIEYQDFQKWCNGGGLFHKSACIDPSARIEVGALVHSESAVGANVYVGSGSVVGPAVTIGQSTRTGYNVVLSNCTIGDFCVIHHGVCIGQDGFGFFIDEQGLMVKKPQCLKARIGNYVEIGANTCIDRGSWRDTVIGDHTKIDNLVQIGHNVEIGKNCMLCGQVGVAGSVTIGDYVILGGRVSIKDHVCVASKVRLAANSCVTKNISEAGDYGGFPAIAIHEWRKQVVSARQTSREFWQNKKKKPV; translated from the exons ATGCGCTTTGCCAAATTAATTGCTCTCTCAGAACCGAAAATCTCCGCATCAAGAGTCACGCTTCCTAAATCCAATGTGGCAGCTCTGGTATTCTCAAGACTCATTTCGACCAATTGCACCAGTCAACATACAG GTGAGGATGCCGAGATAGAATATCAAGATTTTCAGAAATGGTGCAATGGAGGAGGCTTGTTTCACAAATCTGCTTGTATTGATCCAAGTGCTAGAATAGAGGTCGGGGCACTGGTGCATTCAGAATCTGCTGTGGGTGCAAATGTCTATGTTGGGTCAGGAAGCGTTGTTGGACCTGCTGTAACAATTGGTCAATCTACAAGAACAGG TTATAACGTTGTACTGAGTAATTGCACAATTGGTGATTTCTGTGTTATTCATCATGGGGTCTGCATTGGTCAAGATG GTTTTGGATTTTTCATTGATGAACAAGGGCTTATGGTGAAGAAGCCTCAA TGCTTGAAAGCAAGGATAGGCAACTATGTGGAAATCGGTGCAAATACATGCATCGACAGGGGCAG TTGGCGAGACACTGTAATTGGGGATCATACAAAGATCGATAACTTGGTACAG ATAGGTCACAATGTGGAAATAGGGAAAAATTGTATGTTATGCGGACAAGTTGGAGTTGCAGGTTCAGTAAC GATAGGAGATTATGTGATATTAGGTGGAAGAGTTTCTATCAAGGATCATGTTTGCGTAGCATCAAAG GTACGGCTGGCTGCTAATAGCTGTGTAACCAAGAACATCTCTGAAGCAGGGGATTATGGAGGCTTCCCTGCT ATAGCAATTCATGAGTGGAGAAAGCAAGTTGTTAGTGCTCGCCAAACTTCAAGAGAATTTTGGcagaataaaaagaagaaaccTGTTTAA
- the LOC130985735 gene encoding NDR1/HIN1-like protein 26 — MMSRPEKEAMWPEQHIPIEPANGINRPVKRHHSAHYYAHRVKESLTRRATKIFCAVFLTLFIVVCVAAFILWLSLRPHRPRFHVQEFSIPAFAQEAGFNNAAIIYNATARNANQIMGVYYDSVQLAVYYQENIIGGSPVLFPLYQKPKTTTVINGQLSGATLRVSEQRWQQFVADLGKGEVVFRLDISSTIRFRIWKWHSKRHKMHAHCPVGVGPDGFILPHYRDKRCPLYFS; from the coding sequence ATGATGAGCCGGCCGGAGAAAGAAGCAATGTGGCCCGAGCAGCATATCCCCATCGAACCAGCCAACGGAATAAACCGGCCGGTGAAGCGCCACCACTCCGCTCATTACTACGCCCACCGCGTCAAAGAGAGCCTCACCAGACGAGCCACCAAGATATTCTGCGCCGTGTTTCTAACCCTCTTCATCGTCGTCTGCGTCGCCGCTTTCATCCTCTGGCTCAGCTTGCGCCCCCACCGCCCCAGATTCCACGTCCAAGAATTCTCCATCCCGGCATTCGCCCAAGAAGCCGGATTCAACAACGCCGCCATCATTTACAATGCGACGGCGCGTAACGCCAATCAAATCATGGGCGTTTACTATGACTCCGTGCAGCTGGCGGTTTACTATCAGGAGAATATCATAGGCGGTTCTCCTGTGCTCTTTCCGTTGTATCAGAAACCGAAAACTACGACGGTGATCAACGGACAGCTGAGCGGCGCCACCCTGAGAGTGAGCGAGCAACGGTGGCAGCAGTTCGTGGCGGACCTAGGGAAGGGCGAGGTGGTTTTCCGGCTTGACATTTCGTCGACCATCCGGTTCAGAATATGGAAGTGGCATAGCAAGCGCCACAAGATGCATGCTCATTGCCCGGTTGGAGTTGGACCCGATGGTTTCATCTTGCCCCATTACCGAGATAAGAGGTGCCCCTTGTACTTCAGCTAG
- the LOC131025478 gene encoding uncharacterized protein LOC131025478 produces the protein MAWRRVDQDRLVIYYWFFCEVTVVSLVGVALWLSLTPRNPRFTISAAHFPQLNHTTSLVICMKIFNPNNHMGIDYSGISFKLYAAGGVIAANSTPGFRQGYKNITLFHMPIQTTQELWNASSDVDFMLSLETAFRFRIIKWRTKIRHIVRQQRFSINLNGSASGSCMELQNAHIVKTRN, from the coding sequence ATGGCTTGGCGAAGAGTGGATCAGGATCGACTAGTGATCTACTACTGGTTCTTTTGTGAGGTGACTGTGGTGAGTTTGGTTGGAGTGGCTCTATGGCTCAGCCTCACTCCAAGAAATCCGCGTTTCACTATTTCAGCCGCTCATTTTCCACAGCTCAATCATACTACCTCTCTAGTGATCTGCATGAAAATCTTCAATCCCAACAATCATATGGGGATAGATTATAGCGGCATAAGCTTCAAGCTGTACGCCGCCGGTGGTGTCATTGCGGCCAACTCTACGCCTGGTTTTCGTCAAGGCTACAAGAACATTACTCTGTTCCACATGCCAATACAGACCACCCAAGAGTTATGGAATGCTAGTTCGGATGTGGATTTCATGCTCAGCCTGGAAACTGCTTTTAGGTTTAGGATCATCAAGTGGCGGACCAAGATCCGCCACATAGTGCGTCAACAACGATTCAGCATCAATCTCAATGGGAGTGCTTCAGGGAGTTGCATGGAGCTGCAAAACGCACACATAGTTAAAACCAGAAACTGA